In the Clostridium sp. 'White wine YQ' genome, AAGCTCCTTAGATAAATATAATTAAATAATATATAGATGATTATGAAAGTATATAAGAAATCCTTCTTATATACTTTTTAAATTTGGAGTGAGTTTAATAGTAAATATGAAGAAACAAATAGAGAATTACTGAATATAATATTGATATGCATATATATTGTGTTAATAAATGTTAAATATATATAAGACTTATTGACACTATATAGATGGATGTCTATGATTAATATATAGATAGTTATCTATATAAGAGGTGATTTAATGGATAAAAATTATGAAATAAATGCAAAAATTTTTAAAGCCTTATCTGACCCCAATAGATTAGAAATTTTAGATATTCTTTCTTGCGGAGAGAAATGTGCTTGTGATATATTAGAGAACTTTGAATTTACTCAACCTACATTGTCACATCATATGAAGGTTTTAATTGATTGCGATCTTGTTAAATGTAGAAAAGAAGGATTATGGAGTCATTATGCACTTGATAATACAAAGGCCAATAAGCTTATATTGTATTTAATGAACATTATAACTGAAACAGATGATTGTATATGCAAAAATGTAACTAAAAAAGGGAATTGCGAAAAATAGAATAAATGATTAAAGGAGTTGTATCTTATGAAAAAAATGATAATTTTTGATCCAGCTATGTGTTGCTCAACAGGAGTTTGTGGTCCAGGAGTAGATCCGGAGCTTTTAAGAGTGTCAACTGTATTAAATAACTTAAAGAGTAATGGAGTTATGGTTGAAAGATATAATCTAACAAGCAATCCGCAAGCATTTGTAGACAATAAAGTTATAAATGAATTGTTAAATAGCGATGGAGTAGATATTCTTCCAGTAATTATTGTAGAAGATAAGGTAGTTAAAACAAAAGGATATCCAACTAATGAAGAATTTTGTTCTCTTTTAGATATACCAGAAGATTATCTTAAGGTTGCAATAAAAAAAGCTACACTTAATGTTAAACCCAAGAGTTGCGGATGCAAGGGTGGATGTTGCTAATAGGCGAAGGGATGTGTAAATATGGCTACGCCATTTAATTTAAATGAGTTGGAATTAACTAAATATTTATTCTTTACCGGAAAAGGTGGGGTTGGAAAAACTTCAACTGCCTGTGCAACAGCTATGACCTTAGCCGATAGAGGAAAAAGAATAATGCTTGTAAGTACAGATCCAGCATCAAATTTACAGGATGTTTTTAATACTGAGCTTAATAATAAAGGAACTCAAATAAAGGAAGTGCCTAATCTTGTTGTTGCAAATTTTAATCCAGAAGATGCGGCTAAAGAATATAGGGAGAGTGTAGTTGGACCCTATAGAGGAAAGCTTCCCGATGTAGTAATAAAAAATATGGAGGAACAACTTTCAGGCTCTTGCACAGTTGAAATAGCAGCATTTAATGAGTTTTCAAATTTTATCACAGATGAAAAGATTCAAAAGGATTATGACTATGTAATATTTGACACTGCACCTACAGGTCATACCCTTAGAATGCTACAACTACCTTCAGCCTGGAGTAATTTTATAAATGATAGTAAACATGGAGCTTCATGTTTAGGTCAACTAGCAGGATTAGAAGAGAGAAAAGAGATTTATAAAAATGCAGTTAAAGCATTAGCTAATAAAGATTTAACAACATTGATTTTAGTGTCAAGACCAGAAGCTTCTCCACTAAAAGAAGCAGAGAGAGCATCTAAAGAGTTACAAGAAATAGGTGTGAATAATCAGCTATTAATTATTAATGGTGTGCTTCAAAATCATGATGATATGCTATCGACTGCATTATATGAAAAGCAGCAAAGAGCTTTAAATGAAATGCCTAAATATTTAACTAATCTTAAGACTTTTGAAATACCATTAAGACCTTATAATATAACAGGACTTGAAAATGTAAGGGCTTTTTTAAAAGAAGATAATGTAAAGCAAAGTGAAGAAAATTTAAATGTTGATGAGATTCCTAGACTAAAGGCTGTCATAGATGATTTATATAATTCTAATAAAAAAGTTATATTTACAATGGGAAAAGGTGGAGTAGGTAAAACCACAATAGCAGCAACTATTGCATTAGGATTAACAGAAAAAGGTGAAAAGGTGCATCTTACAACTACTGATCCAGCTGCACATTTGAAATTTGTTTTAGATGAAAGTTATGGTATAACTATAAGTAATATAGATGAGAAGAAAGAGTTAGAAAAATATAGAGAAGAAGTATTAAGCAAGGCAAGAGAAACTATGAGTGAAGAAGATTTAGAATATGTAGAAGAAGACTTAAGATCTCCTTGTACTCAGGAAATTGCTGTATTTAGAGCTTTTGCAGAAATAGTTGAAAAGTCGGAAAATGAAATAGTTGTAATTGATACTGCACCTACAGGTCATACTCTACTTTTGCTAGATTCAACTCAAAGCTATAATAAAGAAATACAGCGTTCTCAAGGTGATATACCAGAATCTGTTATAAAGCTTTTACCTAAACTTAAAAATTCAGATGAAACAGAAGTTGTTATAGTAACATTAGCTGAAACAACACCAGTTTATGAAGCTTTAAGATTAGACGAAGACCTAAAACGTGCAGGTATTAATAGTAAGTGGTGGGTTATTAACTCAAGTTTATATGCAACAAAAACCACCAACAAAATTCTAAAAGCAAAGGCGAGTAATGAAGTTCAATGGATTAATAAAGTGAATGAAATATCAAGTGGTAATTTTGCAGTTATTGAATGGAAGGCTGAAGATGTAAAAGGAAAAGAACTTTTAAATATAATAGACTGAAAATAATAAATAAAGGATAAGGACAAAATATTAATTGTTTAATAGAGTTAAGAACAGCTTTTGGTGACCTTAATCTCACAAATAATTAATAAAGAGGTGAACTTATGAATACTGAATGGAAATATAAAGTATTTACAGTAGATAAATTTATTAGTTTAGATAATGATTTATCCTTAGAAGAAGAGTTAAATAAATATGGAGAAGAAGGTTGGGAGCTTGTAGGAATTATACAAAAACCAATTACTTCACTAGGAAAGCCATCTAAGCTTAATGATAATTCAATTATATTTAAAAAAGCTTCTAAAAACTAAACAAAAACAACTAGATGAAAAGTAATTAAATTAGGAAGGTGTGTTATTTTTATGAATAAACCAAAAGTTGCCTTTATATGTGTACACAATTCTTGTAGATCACAGATGGCAGAAGCATTAGGAAAATTGTTTGCAGGGGATGTATTTGAATCATACTCAGCTGGAACAGAATTAAAGGATCAGATTAATCAAGATGCAGTTAGAATAATAAAAGATCTATATGGTGTAGACATGAATGAAAATCACAGATCGAAATTATTAACTGATATTCCAGACGTTGATATTGTAGTAAAGATGGGATGCAACGTAGTTTGTCCATTCTTACCAGCAAAGCTTACTGAGGATTGGGGATTAGATGATCCAACAGGCAAAAGTGATGAAGAATTCATAAAGATAGCCACAACAATTAAAGAAAAAGTTGAAGATTTAAAAAGTAGAATTTTAAATAATGAGATTGAGGGAATAAAGTAATTGAAAAAATAGTTAGAATTATGAATATAGTTCAAGAACATTCTCTATTAAATCTTTATCATTTGTAAAAGGTCGCACATGGTTTGCGACCTTTTTTATATAAAATTATATGGAAATTCTGAAAAAAGATATATATAATATAGTATATAGGAAGAATTACTTTTAAAGGAGAATAATTATGATTGAATATAAGTTTGATACACAGTTATTAATCGAAGGAGAAAATTTATCAGAAGATGATATAAATGAATATATAACAAAAAACATAGAAGGTGATTGTTTACTTGCAGTTGGAGATGAGGAATTAATAAAGATACATTTTCATACCAATACTCCATGGAAAGTTCTTGAATATTGCTCTTCATTAGGAGATATCCATGATATTGTTATAGAAAATATGGAAAGACAAGCCAATGGACTAAAGGGTTAATTTATAATTAATTTAGTATAATATTAAGTTATAACGAAAGGAATGAGGAAGATGACAGAAGTAACAATGTGTCAAAGCTGTGGTTTACCTTTTAATGAAGAACACGCACATTTCATATCAAAAGAACCAGATGGAAGTAAAAGTATTTACTGTACAAATTGCTATAAAGACGGAAAATTTATTGATCCCAATATGTCCATGGAAGATATGATTGAGCTAATTGTTCCTGTTTTAGGAAAAGCAATTGGAGAAGAAGAGGCAAGAAAAGAGATGACAGCTTTACTACCAACACTTAAACGTTGGAAGTAAGCATAAGCTACTTATAACTAAATACCAAATATAAAAAACAATCCATTAATTAAATTTGTTGGATTGTTTTTTTATTGATATCAATTAGTACTCCTTTTGTTATCAAATATAAATTTTAAAACATATATTAAACCAATGAGTATTTATTAATAAAAGGAAGTGATTGAAACGAGTTCAAATATCACGGAAAATAAAGAAATTGAGATTTACCCTACAGAAGACTTAATGCGTGAGCACGGTGTCATGCATCGTATGCTATTAATTTATAATGATGCATTGAAATATTTAAGAGGACAAAAAATGAATAGCGGAGTTAATATTTACACTATTATTTATAATACTGCTATGATAGCACAACATTTCATTGAAGATTATCATCAAAAACTAGAGGAACAATATGTTTTTCCGAAACTTTCAAGTAATTCTAAGTATAGCGAGCTTATAAATACACTTTTAAATCAACATAATGCAGCACGTAAATTAACAAATAATATAATTTATTCGTCAACAAAAAATACCTGTTATTTTGAAAATGACCTTCAATTGATTCGATTGTTATCACTATATATAAATATGTATGACCCTCATTCTGCACGTGAAGATACAGTTATTTTTCCAGCTTTTCATGAGTTAGTAAATCCTGAAGAATTTAAAGAACTTGGAGATCTATTTGAGAAAATAGAAGAGCAGAAATTTGGGGAGGATGGCTTTGAACGTATAGTTAGTGAGGTTACAAACATTGAAAAAGTATTAGGAATTTATAATTTAGATCAATTTACACCTATAGAAGTAAACTATATAATTTAAACAATTTCTAGTTAAGTAGACAGTTGAAAGAATAAACTCTTTTTATCTGTCTATTTTTTATTTAGCATTTCCCTCATTTGTTCCGTAGTCAGACCAAGATTATCTATCTTTAACACAACTATCAGAATTAATTATCTTACAAATGGTTACAATACAAATATATTTTTGATAACTCCTAAAATTATCATACATTGATGTTCTTATTATATTCATTTAAGAACTCTTTCGCTTTCTGAGCCATATCAAGATGGTCTCTATGCCATTCAGTTATCTTATTAAAGTCATGGAATCCAATCTCTATACTTTCAAATGATGCTTTTAAGCTTCCATCTATTACCTCGCAATAAAACAATATATGATATGATGTATGAGGTTGTCCGAAATCTCCTGGTATCCTCGTAAATATGTCTATGATTTCCTTAACTTCTACATTAAGCCCTGTTTCTTCATAAATCTCTCTTTTTATTGATTGTTGAGGGCTTTCACCTGTTTCAGTCCAACCGCCAGGAATGCCCCACAATTTATCGTCAGCACGTCTTTCTAAAAGAAATTTTCCTTCTTGTGAAATAATTACTCCATTTACGCCAACCTTAGGAGTTATATAACCTAACTCTTTTTTAAATCGTTCAACAATTATTTTCTCGTCAATATTACATATCTGAGAATATTCATTTGATGCTAATTCAAGTAATTTTTCGTATCTTTCATGGTCATATGGGTCTTTTGCATAACACAATCCAAGTTGTGCTATTGAGCGAATTTGTTCTAAAAGTAATAATATATTATCCATATTTCCCAACCTCCATACAATTTCTAAAAATTAAAACTCCGACGCAAAATTTTACTATTGTTCATTAGATTATAGTTTTTAATAGCACTTATTATAACATAATTTACAAAATATCACATTTGCTATACATACATTGGCTCTCTATTTTTCAAATCTTTTATTTTGATATATAAATGTGTTACATTGCTTTCAACTATAAAGGTCTTAGTCTTTATTTTAAATATTTATATTGACAATGTGACTCAAAAGTCATATTATATGACTAAGAGGTCACATGACTCATGAGTCACAAGGAGGGATGATAGTAATCAATAAAAATAAATTGATTGCTTAAGATAATAAGTAAATAGAGAAAATAACAATGAGGTGGTGCTAATATGCCAAAGGATACTTTTTTAAATTTACCTCTTGAGAAACAAGAGAAGATAATGAGAGCAGCAATAAATGAATTTATAAGTAATGGATTTGAAAAAGGGAATATAGGAACCATTGCAAAAAATGCTGGAGTAGCTAAAGGTAGCATGTATCAGTATTTTGAAAATAAACGAGAATTGTTTATGTTTTCAGTAAAGTGGTCAATAGAATTTCTAGTAAAAAAGTACAGTACCTATATGACACTTGGAAATAAAGAAATTAATTTATTTGAATTCCTTTATGCTAATGCTAAGGATGTATGGGTTCAAATGAGAGAAGAAAGAGAATTAGTTATATTCATTCAAGACGTATTTTTAGGAAAATATAGCGGGTTAACTGATGAATCAATGGAATATATGATGAAACTTTCAAATGAATATCTCTTAAAATTAATCAAAGATGGACAAAATAATGGTTCTATAAGAACTGATATAGACGATAATATTCTTACTCTTTTTATAACAGGAGTATCCTTTAAGATTAAGGAACACATGATGAGTAAGGCAAGAAGTCTTGGAGAAGATATTGTAGATGAAGATTTTTCTAAAAATGAAAGAGACATAAAGGCAATGATAGAGCTTCTAAAAAATGGAATGGGAAGTAAAAAATAAGACAAAATACACAGGGGGAATTTATATGTTTATTAAAGTTGAAAACTTAAAAAAGAGCTACAAAAGTGGAGATGTAACAACTCAAGTATTAAAGGGCGTAGGCCTTGAGCTTAATAAAGGTGAGATAGGAGTAATACTTGGACCATCAGGTTCTGGTAAGTCAACACTACTTAATATAATTGGCGGAATCGATAGAAGTGATTCAGGAGTAGTTAAAATTGAGGATACAGAAGTAACATCCTTATCAGATAACAAACTTACAGACTATAGAAGAGACAAAGTGGGATTTATATTTCAATTTTATAACCTTATTCCTAATCTTACAGTTGGTGAAAACATAGAAGTAGTTTCTAATATAAGCGATTCACCCCTTGAAGTTGATGAGGTATTAAAGGCTGTTGGAATGTTAGATAAAAAATATAGATTTCCAAAAGAACTAAGTGGTGGAGAACAGCAAAGAGTTTCAATAGCAAGAGCTGTGGTTAAGAATCCAAAGCTTTTATTATGTGATGAACCAACAGGAGCTCTTGATTTTACAACTTCAAGGGAAATATTAAAGCTGCTTCAAAAGGTTAATAAAGAATTTGGAACAACTGTACTTATGATTACCCATAATACCGCTATTAGTGCAATGGCAAATAGAGTATTTAAGGTGAGAAGTGGCGAGATAGTAGAAGATAAAGTAAATGAAACAATTATGCCAGCAGAAAGGATTGAGTGGTAATGATTATTAACAAGAAAATTAAGAAAACCATTCTAGAAAGTAAATCGCAGTATTTTGGATCCTTGGCACTCATTATTATAAGTTGTATTTTCTTTACTATGTTTAATTTGCTTTCAGTTAATATGGAAACTACCTTATCATCTTTTGGAAAAGAATATGTGCAAGAAGATTCAAACTTCATGGTAGATAAAAAAATAAATAATATTTCAGAAATAGAAGCTAAATTTAATATGAAGATAGAAGAGGGTAAAACCTTTGATTATGCAGTATCAAAAGATAAGGTGCTGAGGCTATTTTCAGAGAATACAAAGGTAAATACACCAGCAATTATTGAAGGAAATGCTTTAAGTGGTAATGATATTTTACTAGATCCTGCTTATGCAAAAGCAAATAAACTTAAGGTTGGAGATAGCATAAAGATATATGATAAAGAATATAAAATATCAGGATTTATGTCTTTGCCAAACTATATATATCCATTAAAATCAGAAACTGATCTTTTAACAGATGCAAATAATTTTGGAGTTGGTGTAATAAATAAAGATGAATTTAGCGCTTTAGATAGAGGTAATATTTTTTATTCAATAAAGTTTAATGGAGACACAAGTAATATAGATGATAGAATATCGGAGTTTAAGGATTACTTGAAAGGTCAAAATACTACCGTATTAAGTTGGACAAATACTTCAACTAATCCAAGAGTAACTTATGTGACTGCAAAATTACAAGGAATAAATCAAATGAGTTCCTCTATGCCTATAGTTATTTTAACTCTAACTTGCGTGTTAACTGGTATTGTAATGTGGAGATTAGTTAAAAGAGAAGCTTCCATAATTGGAACTCTCTATGCGCTAGGTTATAAGAAGAAACAAATTCAAAGTCACTATTTAAGATATCCATTAATTATTTCATTAATAGGAGGTATCGTTGGAACAATACTTGGAGCAGTTTTACTAAGACCGATGCTGAATTTTATGCTTTCATATTTTAATATGCCAGTAGGAGCCATTAACTATGATATTAAATACTTAGTTATAAGTGTATTATTACCAATAATATTCTTAGTAGTTTCAGGATATTTAGTAGTTAATAAATCTCTAAAAAGTTCACCACTAGAACTAATGAGGGGTGGAAGTGAAAAGAAAAAGGTTAGTTTCATTGAAAAGAATTTAAAATTAGATAGATTTAAGTTCTCTACAAAATTTAAAATAAGAGAACAGCTTAGAAGTATTGCAAGAAGTGGATTTTTATTACTTGGAGTTACACTTGCAACCATGTTACTGTTATTTGGATTTGCAGCAAAGAGTTCTCTAGATAAGTTGGTAAATGAAGGAATGGAGGATACCTTTAAGTATAACTATAGTTATGTGTTTAATTCATTACAGAAGGATAATCCTAAATCTGGAGAAGCTTTTTCTGAGATACCTTTTTCACTAAAATCAAATAGCAAAGTGGATGTAACAGTATATGGTGTAAGTAATAACTCACAATATGTTACTTTTAATGATAAGTCAGGAAGTAGGCTAAGTACGGATAAAGTAATTATTACAAGAGGATTAGCAGATAAACTAAATGTAAAAGAAAATGACAGTATTAAAGTAATAAGTAAATTAGATTCAAAAGAATATACTATAACAATAGACAGCATTGCAGAATCTTATGTTGGAAACTATGTATATATGCCGCTAAGTGAATTCAATACTATGCTAAAACTTCCAGAGAATAGTTACATGGGGCTATGGAGCACTGAAAAGCTTGACATTCCTCAGGATAAATTATTAACTACAGTAACAAAGGATGATATAAAAAATGCCTTTGATGCAATGACAGCACCTATTCAAGGTGTGGTTGGAACTATGGCGTTTATATCCTTTATAATTGGATTGATAGTTATTTATGTTGTAACTTCTATGATAATAGAAGAAAACAAAGAAAATATATCTCTTATGAAGATCCTAGGTTACAGAAAGAAAGAAGTATATTCTATGATTTTAAATAGTTCTGTATTTTTAGTAATCCTAGGTTACATTTTGGGAATACCATTACTTATAGTTTCACTAAATGCTATGTTTAAATCACTTACTAAAGAAATGAGTATATCACTTCCAATTTCAATAAATTATATTTATCTTGTAGTAGGTTTTGTAGTTATTTATGCTACTTATGAAATTTCAAAAGCCTTAAGTAAGAGAAAACTTAATAAAATTGCAATGGATGAGATATTAAAATCTAGATTAGAATAAAGAAAAAAAGAAGCAGAGACTATGACATAGTTAGTCTCTGCTTTTAGTTATATTGCTTTATATAAAGAGCTAATTCTGTTCTACTACTTAGCTCAAGTTTTTCAAGTATTCTTGTCACATAATTCTTTACTGTTCCTTCAGTTAAAAAGAGTATTTCACAAATGGATTTATTACTTTTTCCATCAGAAACCAACTTAGCTACTTCTAACTCTCTTGGAGTTAAGCTATCAAGTTTATTATCTTCTTTATCATATACATCATTAATAGAATGAGAAGTATTAGCTAATGCATTAACCACTTTATTAGCAACATCATGATTTAAAAGAATATTTCCATTATAGACTGTTTTTATAGCACCAATTATATCATCAGAACCGGAATCTTTTAATATATACCCATCTGCACCATTTTTTAAGCCTTTAAATATGTATTCATCCTCATTAAACGTAGTCAGTATAATTACTTTAATCTTTGGATATTTTTCTTTTATATATCTTGTAGCTTCAACTCCATCCATAATAGGCATCCTAATATCCATTAGTATAACATCTGGTGTTTTTTCAGATAAATTATTAAGTAACTCTTGTCCGTTAGAAGCTTCTCCAATAATATTTATCTCTCTATCAAGACTAAGTATCATCTTAATACCTTCTCTTACTATTTGTTGATCATCAGTAATTATCACCTTAATCATTATTATCCTCCTTAAATACAGGAATTTCAGCCTTTGTTAAGAAACCTGAGTTTTTGTTGCTACAAAAATTAATAGATCCACCTAATGCTAAAATTCTTTTTTCAATTCCATTTAAGCCATTTGATTTTATAATATTATCACTACCTAAACCATTATCCTTAATAATTAGGTTAACAAATTCATCATTCAAAGCTACTTCTATGTTAAAGAAGTTTGCTTTTCCATGCTTTATGCCGTTAGTTAGGCTTTCTCTGATAGTTTTATAAATGCATAGTTTAATATCAGGCTTCAAAGCCTCTAAAAGAGGATTCATAATAAAGTCAATTTTTATATCTTCAAGTAATTTGAAACTATCAATAAGTTCATTAATTGAATTTTTTAAATCCTCAATATTTCTTTCTTCTTTCATGGTATCAACAATAGTTCTTAAGGTAGCAGTACTATTTTTAGCAAGATTTTTTGCCTTTAAAATTATATCTTTAGATTTTTCAGGCTCAGAATCAAATATTTTTTCAGCAAACTCAAGATGCATTGTAAGTGCCATAAGAGAGTGACCAAGTGAATCATGTAACTCTTGAGCCATTCTTTCTCTTTCTTTTGCGACAGATAATTCTTCAACCTTTAAGGAATATTCTTTAAGTTTATTATTAGATTCAATTAATTCCACATTTAATTTTTTTGTTGCTTCTCTTTCTCCTCTAACACTATGAGATAAATATAGTGTACAAATAATTCCAAGATAGGTTAGGAACCCAGAACCGAAAGATTTTAAAAAATCATTTGTACTTAGGTTATTATTAGCTAAAATAGAGGAAGTTAAAAACGAAACTGCATGAAATATTAATAGTGGGACTTTGCTCTTAAATGGAGTATATAATATCTCAAGTACATAAATAAACATAAAAATATTAGTTTGAAAGCTATTTAAAAAGTATTTTAATAGTGAGACTAATAGTATTGATAACATTAGTGAAATTATATACCAAAGTGTACTGTTCTTAATAAGGTTTCTAATCAGATCATTTATTAGCAGAATAGTGCATATAGAGAGAAATGTAGTTATTGGGATATTCAGAGTATCATATCTTCGAAAAGCATTAGATAAAAGAAATATCATTAAAAAGAATTTTATAATGACTAGATATTTTTTGCTATATGTAAACATTAAATTTCTCCTTAGTTTAAGCTAGAATGTAATAATTGTATTATATCACTCAAGAGGAAAATTAATATATTACTTTAGTAACATAGCTTATGATTACTTAAGTGACTATGAAGAAAGTTGAGATGATAATATACTTAACACAGAAAATAAAACAAAGGATGTGTTAAGTATGGAAGCAAAGAAAAAATTAATTAAGAATTTAGGTATTAATATGATAGT is a window encoding:
- a CDS encoding sensor histidine kinase, with the protein product MFTYSKKYLVIIKFFLMIFLLSNAFRRYDTLNIPITTFLSICTILLINDLIRNLIKNSTLWYIISLMLSILLVSLLKYFLNSFQTNIFMFIYVLEILYTPFKSKVPLLIFHAVSFLTSSILANNNLSTNDFLKSFGSGFLTYLGIICTLYLSHSVRGEREATKKLNVELIESNNKLKEYSLKVEELSVAKERERMAQELHDSLGHSLMALTMHLEFAEKIFDSEPEKSKDIILKAKNLAKNSTATLRTIVDTMKEERNIEDLKNSINELIDSFKLLEDIKIDFIMNPLLEALKPDIKLCIYKTIRESLTNGIKHGKANFFNIEVALNDEFVNLIIKDNGLGSDNIIKSNGLNGIEKRILALGGSINFCSNKNSGFLTKAEIPVFKEDNND